Proteins from one Paraburkholderia acidisoli genomic window:
- the glgB gene encoding 1,4-alpha-glucan branching protein GlgB — MAERSPHAGLNPHEADALAGAHHHDPFGVLGLHYVDGAPYVRAWLPNAASVKVVARDRAHTLAELERVHPAGLFAGALAEAVPYRLEIDWQGVSQEIEDAYSFGPQLSAEALARLADGDPYAVLECLGSRPVTCDGVPGVRFAVWAPNAKRVSVVGDFNAWDGRRHPMRLRHEAGVWELFIPRVASGARYKYEILGAQGNVLPLKADPCAMQAEIPPGTASIVAPVEAIEQFAWSDQAWIQSRGEKQSARAPMSVYEVHASSWLPTPTQGSDSQALDWNALAERLIPYAQGMGFTHIELMPIAEHPFGGSWGYQPLSQFAPTARLGSPVDFAAFVDRAHKAGLGVILDWVPAHFPNDAYGLVEFDGTPLYEHADPREGYHPDWNTMIYNLGRREVSAFLIASGLAWLLRYHIDGLRVDAVASMLYRDYSRKHGEWVPNIYGGRENLESIAFLKRLNHETQYVPQRPGVITIAEESTAWPGVTARPEDGGLGFQFKWNMGWMHDTLHYMHEDPVYRQYHHHQMTFAMVYAYSERFLLPLSHDEVVHGKGSLLGKMPGDRWQKFANLRAYFGFMWAHPGKKLLFMGGEFGQMAEFDHDGTPHWNLLDDPLHRGTQALVRDLNRLYASEPALHVLDTEPGGFEWLVSDDNGNSVLAWRRVDGAGGEIVAVCNFTPVPRHGYRIGVPHAGQWEEVLNTDAEIYGGSNMGNGGVVSTEDVPSHGKPQSVSLVLPPLGTLILRLRR, encoded by the coding sequence ATGGCTGAGCGCTCGCCCCACGCCGGTCTCAATCCGCACGAGGCGGACGCGCTCGCCGGCGCGCATCATCACGATCCGTTCGGCGTGCTCGGGCTGCACTACGTGGATGGCGCGCCGTACGTGCGTGCGTGGCTACCGAACGCCGCGAGCGTGAAGGTCGTCGCGCGCGATCGCGCGCATACGCTCGCCGAACTCGAACGCGTGCATCCAGCCGGCCTCTTTGCGGGCGCGCTTGCCGAAGCCGTGCCGTATCGGCTCGAAATCGACTGGCAGGGTGTGAGCCAGGAAATCGAGGACGCCTATTCGTTCGGGCCGCAGTTGTCTGCCGAGGCGCTGGCGCGTCTCGCGGACGGCGACCCGTACGCGGTACTCGAATGCCTCGGCTCGCGCCCCGTGACTTGCGACGGCGTGCCCGGCGTGCGCTTCGCGGTCTGGGCGCCGAACGCGAAACGCGTTTCGGTGGTCGGCGACTTCAACGCGTGGGACGGCCGCCGCCACCCCATGCGGCTGCGTCACGAAGCGGGCGTGTGGGAGCTGTTCATTCCGCGCGTGGCCTCCGGCGCGCGCTACAAGTACGAGATTCTCGGCGCGCAGGGCAACGTGCTGCCGCTGAAGGCCGACCCGTGCGCGATGCAGGCCGAAATTCCGCCGGGCACCGCGTCGATCGTCGCGCCCGTGGAAGCGATCGAGCAATTCGCGTGGAGCGATCAGGCGTGGATCCAGTCGCGCGGCGAGAAGCAGAGCGCGCGGGCGCCGATGTCGGTGTACGAAGTGCATGCGTCCTCGTGGCTGCCCACGCCCACACAAGGTTCGGATTCCCAGGCACTCGACTGGAACGCGCTCGCCGAGCGGCTGATTCCGTACGCGCAGGGCATGGGCTTCACGCATATCGAGTTGATGCCGATCGCCGAGCATCCGTTCGGCGGTTCGTGGGGTTATCAGCCGCTCTCGCAGTTCGCGCCCACGGCGCGGCTCGGCTCGCCGGTCGACTTCGCGGCCTTCGTCGATCGCGCGCACAAGGCGGGGCTCGGCGTGATTCTCGACTGGGTGCCCGCGCATTTCCCGAACGACGCCTACGGTCTGGTCGAATTCGACGGCACGCCGCTCTACGAGCACGCAGACCCGCGCGAAGGCTATCACCCCGACTGGAACACGATGATCTACAACCTCGGCCGTCGCGAGGTGAGCGCGTTCCTGATCGCCTCCGGGCTCGCGTGGCTGCTGCGTTATCACATCGACGGCCTGCGCGTGGATGCCGTCGCGTCCATGCTGTATCGCGACTACTCGCGCAAGCACGGCGAGTGGGTGCCGAACATCTACGGCGGCCGCGAGAATCTGGAATCCATCGCGTTCCTCAAGCGCCTCAATCACGAAACGCAATACGTGCCGCAGCGGCCCGGCGTCATCACCATCGCCGAGGAATCGACCGCATGGCCCGGCGTGACCGCGCGCCCCGAAGACGGCGGCCTCGGTTTCCAGTTCAAGTGGAACATGGGCTGGATGCACGACACGCTGCACTACATGCACGAAGATCCCGTGTACCGGCAGTACCACCATCATCAAATGACCTTTGCGATGGTCTATGCGTACTCCGAACGATTCTTGCTGCCGCTTTCGCACGATGAAGTCGTGCACGGCAAGGGCTCGCTGCTCGGCAAGATGCCCGGCGACCGCTGGCAGAAGTTCGCGAACCTGCGGGCGTATTTCGGCTTCATGTGGGCGCATCCGGGCAAGAAGCTGCTGTTCATGGGCGGCGAGTTCGGGCAGATGGCCGAGTTCGATCACGACGGCACGCCGCACTGGAATCTGCTCGACGACCCGTTGCACCGCGGCACGCAAGCGCTCGTGCGCGATCTCAACCGGCTCTATGCGAGCGAGCCCGCGCTGCATGTGCTCGACACGGAACCGGGCGGCTTCGAGTGGCTCGTTTCCGACGACAACGGCAACAGCGTGCTCGCGTGGCGGCGCGTGGACGGCGCGGGCGGCGAGATCGTCGCCGTGTGCAACTTCACGCCGGTGCCGCGCCACGGCTATCGCATCGGCGTGCCGCACGCGGGCCAGTGGGAAGAAGTGCTCAACACCGACGCCGAGATCTACGGCGGCTCGAACATGGGCAACGGCGGCGTCGTGAGTACGGAAGACGTGCCGAGTCATGGCAAGCCGCAGTCGGTGTCGCTCGTGCTACCGCCGCTCGGCACGCTGATCCTGCGCCTGCGCCGCTAG